In Methylophaga thalassica, one genomic interval encodes:
- a CDS encoding anthranilate synthase component II — protein MLLMIDNYDSFTYNLVQYFAELGEDVAVHRNDKITIADIEAMNPDKIVLSPGPCTPNEAGISMEVIKHFAGKKPMLGVCLGHQAIGQVFGGEVIHASQIMHGKTSKVYHNNTSVFKGLNNPLEATRYHSLVVSKYNLPDCFNITAWTQTEDGELDEIMGIEHKTLPIEGVQFHPESILTEQGHELLNNFLQR, from the coding sequence ATGCTGTTAATGATTGATAATTATGACTCTTTTACCTACAACCTGGTGCAATATTTTGCTGAGCTCGGGGAAGACGTCGCCGTTCATCGTAACGATAAAATTACCATTGCTGACATTGAAGCAATGAACCCTGACAAAATTGTTCTATCACCAGGTCCATGTACACCAAATGAAGCTGGTATATCCATGGAAGTTATCAAGCATTTCGCCGGCAAAAAACCAATGCTGGGTGTCTGCTTGGGTCATCAAGCCATTGGACAGGTGTTTGGTGGTGAAGTGATTCATGCCAGCCAAATAATGCATGGGAAAACGTCTAAGGTGTATCACAACAATACGAGTGTATTTAAAGGCCTGAATAACCCTTTAGAAGCCACACGTTATCACTCCTTGGTTGTGAGCAAATATAACTTGCCGGATTGTTTCAATATTACCGCCTGGACCCAAACGGAAGATGGTGAGCTGGATGAAATCATGGGCATTGAACATAAAACGCTGCCAATAGAAGGTGTGCAATTTCATCCAGAATCTATTCTGACCGAACAAGGTCACGAATTACTGAATAACTTTCTGCAAAGATAA
- a CDS encoding spermidine synthase, whose amino-acid sequence MRIYGDGSLIHQAVSDDGLIEVVDSGNIRSLHFGTFPRQSSMRLNQPHYLELSYTQAMMGCLLLNPNPQRVLVIGLGGGSLVKFLLHHFPDCYVDVVEYRRDVVDVAQSFFQVPIDNPNLNINLGDGYLYVNQCFYQTDFSYDLILVDAYDQNGMAASVGVQAFFDACSGILTDNGVLSINLWGSERALFNSTMERINESFQQRAMILPVENKGNVIALATKFNVENAYLKKLRQQVNSLEMVYQINLPRSLQNLIRQNRNFIHRLFAI is encoded by the coding sequence ATGCGCATTTATGGTGATGGCAGTCTCATCCATCAAGCCGTATCTGATGATGGTTTAATTGAGGTGGTAGACAGTGGCAATATCCGCTCCTTGCATTTTGGGACTTTTCCCAGACAGAGTTCAATGCGGCTTAATCAGCCGCACTATCTGGAGCTGAGTTACACACAAGCAATGATGGGGTGTTTGTTACTGAATCCCAATCCTCAACGAGTCTTAGTTATCGGGCTGGGTGGCGGTTCATTGGTCAAGTTTCTATTGCACCATTTCCCTGATTGTTATGTCGATGTCGTGGAATATCGTCGCGACGTTGTGGATGTGGCACAGTCTTTTTTCCAGGTTCCGATTGATAACCCCAACTTAAATATCAACCTTGGTGATGGTTATCTTTATGTCAATCAATGTTTTTATCAAACGGATTTTAGCTATGATCTGATTCTGGTTGATGCCTATGATCAAAATGGCATGGCAGCCAGTGTTGGCGTTCAGGCTTTTTTTGATGCCTGTTCAGGCATTCTGACAGACAATGGTGTGTTAAGTATTAATCTGTGGGGAAGTGAACGTGCCTTGTTTAACTCAACCATGGAAAGAATTAATGAGAGCTTTCAACAGCGTGCTATGATTCTGCCGGTTGAGAATAAGGGCAATGTCATTGCTTTAGCCACCAAGTTTAATGTGGAAAATGCGTATCTGAAAAAATTGCGCCAGCAAGTCAATAGTTTAGAAATGGTGTATCAAATTAACTTACCACGATCATTACAAAATCTCATCAGACAAAACCGAAACTTTATTCATCGTTTATTCGCGATTTAA
- a CDS encoding VOC family protein → MSVKKRVRPGKTGGMRHVALFVDDLAACEHFYTELLGMEVEWRPDEQNVYLTSGNDNLALHQAAEPAAPAHQQKLDHIGFIIPAIEEVDDWFEFLTAHDVSIRNPPRTHRDGARSFYCYDPSGTVVQIIYHPPIS, encoded by the coding sequence ATGTCTGTAAAAAAACGAGTACGGCCAGGCAAAACCGGTGGCATGCGACATGTCGCCCTCTTTGTTGATGATTTGGCTGCATGTGAACATTTCTATACGGAATTACTTGGGATGGAAGTCGAGTGGCGGCCGGATGAACAGAATGTCTATCTGACTTCAGGTAATGACAACCTTGCCCTACATCAGGCAGCTGAACCTGCTGCACCAGCGCATCAACAAAAATTGGATCATATTGGTTTTATTATTCCAGCCATAGAAGAAGTTGACGACTGGTTCGAGTTCTTAACAGCACATGATGTGAGCATTCGAAACCCACCGCGTACTCACAGAGATGGTGCCAGAAGTTTTTACTGTTACGACCCTAGTGGTACTGTAGTCCAAATTATTTATCATCCACCTATCTCATAG
- the rpe gene encoding ribulose-phosphate 3-epimerase, whose protein sequence is MAEFKIAPSILSADFARLGEEVDNVLASGADIVHFDVMDNHYVPNLTIGPLVCDALRKHGVTHEIDVHLMVKPVDRIIPDFAQAGATFITFHPEASEHIDRSLQLVKAEGCKTGLVFNPATPLSLAEHVLDKVDRILLMSVNPGFGGQKFIPHTLEKLRQARKMIDESGYDIDLEIDGGVNVNNIREIAEAGARTFVAGSAVFGAAKDSDPNRYETVIAALREELAKANV, encoded by the coding sequence ATGGCTGAATTCAAAATTGCCCCTTCAATCCTGTCTGCAGACTTTGCTCGTTTGGGTGAAGAAGTAGATAACGTTCTTGCTTCAGGTGCGGATATTGTGCACTTTGACGTAATGGATAACCACTATGTACCGAACCTGACAATTGGTCCATTGGTATGTGATGCACTGCGCAAACATGGTGTCACCCATGAAATTGACGTGCATTTAATGGTCAAACCCGTTGATCGCATCATCCCTGACTTTGCTCAAGCTGGCGCAACATTTATTACTTTCCATCCAGAAGCCTCAGAACATATTGACCGTAGTCTGCAATTAGTGAAAGCCGAAGGTTGTAAAACCGGTTTAGTATTTAATCCAGCCACACCACTTTCTCTAGCTGAACACGTTTTAGATAAAGTAGATCGTATTCTGCTGATGTCAGTTAACCCTGGCTTTGGCGGTCAGAAATTCATTCCTCATACGCTGGAAAAACTACGTCAAGCACGCAAAATGATTGATGAAAGTGGTTACGACATTGATTTAGAAATCGATGGTGGCGTTAACGTCAATAACATCCGTGAAATCGCTGAAGCAGGTGCGCGTACCTTTGTGGCTGGTTCTGCTGTATTTGGTGCAGCAAAAGATAGTGATCCTAACCGCTATGAAACAGTGATTGCTGCGCTGCGTGAGGAATTAGCTAAAGCAAACGTTTAA
- a CDS encoding YcgL domain-containing protein, translating into MKTYIYKSLKKEELYLYISKKDDFSEVPQALYDSMGKEPQFVMELELSPEKPLAREDVITVMKNLETQGYHVQMPPRPEKLGDFMNQKKQHLH; encoded by the coding sequence ATGAAAACGTATATTTATAAAAGTCTAAAAAAAGAAGAGTTATATCTTTACATCAGCAAGAAAGATGATTTTTCAGAAGTCCCACAGGCGCTCTATGACTCAATGGGAAAAGAGCCACAGTTCGTTATGGAGCTTGAGTTGTCACCCGAAAAACCACTCGCCCGTGAAGATGTCATCACCGTGATGAAGAATCTGGAAACGCAGGGATATCATGTTCAAATGCCTCCCCGTCCAGAAAAACTCGGCGACTTTATGAATCAGAAAAAACAGCACCTTCACTAG
- the trpE gene encoding anthranilate synthase component I translates to MKQSEFDQLATEGYNRIPLSREVLADLDTPLSAYLKLADAPYSYLFESVQGGEKWGRYSMIGLPCHTIVRVHDKDIVVELDGQVVETAQADDPLAWIEQFQTRYRVAEIDSLPKFNGGLVGYFGYDTVRYVESRLGNAPDSDPLECPDILLMVSDELVVFDNLSGRLHLIVHADPNTENAYRQAQQRLDELTQTLRQTAMDFHQNKAHKQVNEEDFQSGFTEKGFTDAVEKAKQYINDGDIMQVVLSQRLTIPYSAPPIDLYRALRTLNPSPYMYYLNLGEFFVVGSSPEILVRMEDQEVTVRPIAGTRPRGKNEEEDIALEQDLLSDPKELAEHLMLIDLGRNDVGRVSKTGTVELTDKMVIERYSHVMHIVSNVTGQVVDNMSAIDALRATFPAGTVSGAPKVRAMEIIDELEPVKRGVYAGAVGYLSWSGNMDTAIAIRTAVIKNDLLHIQAGAGIVYDSVPEMEWKETMNKARAIFRAVAMAEAGLEANPHAES, encoded by the coding sequence ATGAAACAGTCAGAATTTGATCAACTTGCCACAGAAGGCTACAACCGCATCCCCTTATCAAGGGAAGTTTTAGCAGACTTAGATACACCATTAAGTGCTTATCTCAAATTGGCTGATGCGCCCTATTCCTACCTGTTTGAATCTGTTCAGGGTGGTGAAAAATGGGGTCGTTACTCGATGATTGGCTTACCTTGCCACACAATTGTTCGCGTTCATGATAAAGACATTGTGGTGGAACTGGATGGGCAAGTTGTTGAAACAGCACAAGCCGACGATCCTCTGGCATGGATAGAACAATTCCAGACACGCTATCGTGTTGCAGAAATCGATTCATTACCCAAATTTAATGGTGGTCTTGTCGGTTATTTTGGCTATGACACTGTACGTTATGTTGAATCACGACTAGGTAATGCACCGGACTCCGATCCGCTCGAATGTCCAGATATTCTCTTAATGGTGTCAGACGAGTTAGTCGTGTTTGACAATCTAAGTGGTCGATTGCATTTGATTGTTCACGCAGACCCAAATACAGAAAATGCCTACCGTCAGGCACAACAACGTCTGGACGAGTTAACACAAACGTTGCGTCAGACAGCGATGGACTTCCATCAGAATAAAGCCCATAAACAAGTCAATGAAGAAGACTTTCAGTCTGGCTTTACTGAGAAAGGCTTTACTGATGCTGTCGAAAAGGCAAAACAATACATTAATGACGGCGATATCATGCAAGTGGTGTTGTCTCAGCGCCTGACCATTCCTTACAGTGCGCCTCCGATTGATTTATACCGAGCCTTAAGAACCCTTAACCCTTCACCTTATATGTACTACTTGAATCTTGGTGAGTTTTTTGTGGTGGGTTCATCACCTGAGATTTTGGTTCGCATGGAAGATCAGGAAGTCACTGTTCGTCCGATTGCCGGCACCCGTCCTCGTGGTAAAAACGAAGAAGAAGACATTGCCTTAGAGCAGGATTTATTATCAGATCCTAAAGAGCTTGCTGAGCACTTGATGTTGATTGACCTCGGTCGTAATGATGTTGGCAGAGTCAGTAAAACCGGTACAGTTGAACTCACCGATAAAATGGTCATTGAGCGCTATTCTCATGTCATGCACATTGTGTCTAATGTCACCGGTCAAGTGGTAGACAATATGTCAGCCATTGACGCTTTAAGAGCGACCTTCCCCGCTGGCACAGTGAGTGGTGCTCCTAAAGTACGTGCAATGGAAATTATCGACGAATTAGAACCGGTCAAACGCGGCGTTTATGCTGGTGCAGTTGGCTATTTATCTTGGTCTGGCAATATGGATACGGCCATAGCCATACGCACAGCAGTTATAAAAAATGATCTGCTGCATATCCAGGCGGGTGCCGGTATTGTTTATGACTCCGTGCCGGAAATGGAATGGAAAGAAACGATGAATAAGGCCCGCGCGATCTTTCGTGCTGTTGCCATGGCGGAAGCAGGATTGGAAGCCAATCCTCATGCAGAAAGCTAA
- a CDS encoding L,D-transpeptidase family protein: MNKWVLPVLLTLFLYQQVSWADDAYKIVIKRSENKLLIEKNDKVIRSYHAAIGSGGRKAKQMEGDRRTPMGIYHIVDIKDSDRFHLFLQLDYPSVRDAINGLKAGHIKKSQYRRILDAHIFGGIPPQNTALGGVIGIHGIGVETKDKLEIHQMANWTQGCIALRNKEIDEILKFVGVGTEVKIME, encoded by the coding sequence ATGAACAAGTGGGTTTTGCCGGTATTGTTGACTCTGTTTTTATATCAACAAGTGAGCTGGGCTGATGATGCATACAAGATTGTGATTAAACGATCTGAAAACAAATTACTGATTGAAAAAAACGATAAAGTCATTCGTTCATATCATGCCGCAATAGGTAGTGGTGGCAGAAAAGCAAAACAGATGGAAGGCGATCGGCGCACGCCAATGGGTATTTATCATATCGTTGATATTAAAGACAGTGACCGATTCCATTTGTTTTTACAACTTGACTATCCCAGTGTCAGGGATGCGATCAATGGTTTGAAAGCCGGACATATTAAAAAATCGCAATATCGCAGAATTCTTGATGCGCATATTTTTGGTGGTATTCCGCCACAAAATACTGCGCTCGGTGGTGTGATCGGTATTCATGGCATTGGTGTTGAAACCAAAGACAAACTTGAGATTCATCAGATGGCGAACTGGACTCAAGGCTGTATTGCGCTCAGAAATAAAGAAATTGATGAGATATTGAAGTTTGTCGGCGTGGGCACAGAAGTCAAAATCATGGAATAA
- a CDS encoding phosphoglycolate phosphatase, producing the protein MKLDLPEVVFIDLDGTLVDSVPDLTCATNHMLSSLGLAKASEADVRSWVGNGIPRLIERALTGEMQQKAETALLQKALPLFLDYYQQFPCESSQVYPDVFTGLSWLKKKQIKLACVTNKDETFTLPLLEKLGLKDYFDLVVSGDTTPHKKPHPAPLLYGVDYFRITSEKALMIGDSVNDVKAARAAGLAIICVSYGYNHGQPISAAAPNTVIDTFAELESLF; encoded by the coding sequence ATGAAGTTAGATTTACCTGAGGTTGTTTTTATTGACCTTGATGGCACGCTGGTTGACAGCGTGCCAGATCTAACTTGTGCAACCAATCACATGCTCAGCAGTCTAGGATTGGCAAAAGCAAGCGAAGCTGACGTCAGAAGTTGGGTAGGTAATGGCATTCCCCGACTTATTGAACGAGCACTAACAGGCGAAATGCAACAAAAAGCAGAAACAGCATTACTGCAAAAAGCATTGCCTCTATTCTTAGATTATTATCAGCAGTTCCCCTGTGAAAGCAGTCAGGTTTACCCAGATGTATTCACAGGACTGTCCTGGCTTAAAAAGAAGCAGATTAAACTAGCTTGTGTCACTAACAAGGATGAAACGTTTACTCTGCCTTTGCTTGAAAAGCTTGGTCTGAAAGATTATTTTGACCTTGTGGTGAGTGGTGATACAACGCCACATAAAAAACCACATCCGGCACCATTACTGTATGGTGTTGATTACTTTCGGATTACCTCCGAAAAGGCATTAATGATCGGCGACTCCGTCAATGACGTAAAAGCAGCTAGAGCTGCTGGACTTGCCATTATATGCGTGAGCTACGGTTACAATCACGGTCAGCCAATTTCTGCAGCTGCACCCAATACCGTAATAGATACTTTTGCAGAGCTGGAAAGCTTATTTTAG
- the trpC gene encoding indole-3-glycerol phosphate synthase TrpC, with protein MSENTPDILLNILQRKQQEVAERSAKIPLAIMQQLAEQANPVRGFVESISKKMLNNEPAVIAEIKKASPSKGLIRENFIPKDIAVSYEKGGAACLSVLTDRDFFQGHEVYLQEARNACSLPVIRKDFIIDPYQVFEARAISADCILLIVAALDDNQLESLSQLAIQLGMDVLVEVHDLEELERALVLNLPLIGINNRDLRTFETSLDTTLSLLQRIPQGHIVITESGIHTRDDVKLMRDNKVNGFLVGEAFMRADDPGTELAKLFY; from the coding sequence ATGTCTGAAAATACACCTGATATTTTGCTCAATATCCTACAACGCAAACAGCAGGAAGTCGCTGAACGCTCAGCTAAAATTCCGTTAGCTATCATGCAGCAATTAGCTGAACAAGCTAATCCCGTTCGCGGTTTTGTTGAGTCTATCAGCAAAAAAATGCTTAATAACGAACCGGCCGTGATTGCAGAAATCAAAAAAGCCTCGCCGAGCAAAGGTTTGATAAGAGAAAACTTTATACCTAAAGACATTGCCGTCAGTTACGAGAAAGGTGGGGCCGCCTGTTTGTCCGTCTTAACCGACCGTGATTTTTTTCAGGGTCATGAAGTATATTTACAAGAAGCACGTAATGCCTGCTCCCTGCCAGTGATTCGTAAAGACTTTATTATCGATCCCTATCAGGTATTTGAAGCAAGAGCGATAAGCGCTGACTGTATTCTGTTAATTGTCGCGGCTTTGGATGATAATCAACTAGAAAGTTTAAGTCAGCTCGCGATTCAACTAGGTATGGATGTACTGGTAGAAGTACACGATCTCGAAGAGCTAGAACGCGCTCTGGTATTAAATCTACCTTTGATTGGTATCAACAATCGCGATCTAAGAACTTTTGAAACCTCGCTCGACACCACCCTGTCATTATTGCAACGCATTCCCCAAGGTCATATCGTGATTACCGAAAGCGGCATTCATACTCGTGATGACGTCAAATTAATGCGTGACAATAAGGTCAATGGTTTCTTGGTAGGTGAAGCCTTTATGCGGGCAGATGATCCCGGGACGGAATTAGCCAAGCTTTTTTACTAA
- the trpD gene encoding anthranilate phosphoribosyltransferase yields the protein MDIQAAIKQLILRQDFSHDQMTDVMNQIMTGNATPAQIGGFLIGLQMKGETVTEIAAAAEVMRSLATPVHIKGKHVVDTCGTGGDGASTFNVSTASAFVAAAAGCQVAKHGNRSISSSSGSADVLEAAGVNLELSPEQVKHCIETVGVGFMFAQKHHGAMKHAIGPRREMGVRTIFNLLGPLTNPAQAAHQVLGVFDKKWVKPMAEVLQKLGSQHVLVVHAEDGLDEISIGAETHVAELKEGKVTTYTIKPEDFGLQQNTIETLTVSNAQDSLSLIKEVFDGKPGPARDIVVLNAGAAIYAADITVSLAEGIAMAAELIDSGAATQKLNALIVTSRT from the coding sequence ATGGATATACAGGCAGCGATCAAGCAGCTCATCCTGCGCCAAGATTTTAGCCACGACCAAATGACTGACGTCATGAATCAAATCATGACCGGTAATGCCACACCAGCACAAATTGGTGGTTTTTTAATTGGTCTGCAAATGAAAGGTGAAACGGTCACAGAAATTGCAGCAGCGGCCGAAGTGATGCGAAGTCTGGCGACCCCTGTTCATATCAAGGGCAAACATGTTGTTGATACCTGCGGTACCGGTGGTGATGGTGCCAGTACCTTTAATGTTTCTACAGCTAGTGCCTTTGTTGCTGCAGCAGCGGGTTGTCAGGTGGCCAAACATGGAAACCGTTCCATCAGTAGTAGTTCGGGTAGTGCCGATGTGCTTGAAGCCGCTGGCGTTAACTTAGAGCTTAGTCCGGAACAGGTAAAACACTGTATCGAAACAGTAGGTGTCGGTTTTATGTTTGCTCAAAAACATCATGGCGCCATGAAACATGCGATTGGACCGCGTCGTGAGATGGGTGTCAGAACTATCTTTAACCTACTTGGCCCGCTCACCAACCCTGCTCAAGCCGCTCATCAGGTCTTAGGTGTGTTTGATAAAAAATGGGTAAAACCGATGGCTGAAGTGTTACAAAAACTCGGCAGCCAACATGTTTTAGTGGTTCATGCTGAAGATGGTCTTGATGAAATCAGTATCGGTGCTGAAACCCATGTCGCTGAGCTCAAAGAGGGTAAAGTGACGACCTACACGATTAAACCGGAAGATTTTGGTCTTCAACAGAATACGATTGAAACCTTAACGGTCAGCAATGCACAGGATAGCCTATCGCTGATCAAAGAAGTCTTCGACGGCAAACCCGGTCCTGCGCGTGATATTGTTGTGTTAAATGCTGGTGCAGCAATTTATGCAGCTGATATCACTGTTTCACTCGCAGAAGGAATTGCTATGGCAGCAGAGCTTATCGACTCGGGTGCCGCTACTCAAAAATTAAATGCCCTTATTGTTACAAGCCGAACTTAA
- the crp gene encoding cAMP-activated global transcriptional regulator CRP, with the protein MDYHRHKAIEQGLAEFFRCCHTKTYPAKNIIVRPGDPPHTLYYIREGSVSVCMENEEGEELIVAYLNQGDFIGEIGMFSDVGERMVTVRARTDVRTEEISYQQIMNLSKTQLKECYPTLLFTIAEQLAKRLLSTTRKATDMAFLDVAGRVEAALHELAAQPDAMRHPDGMQIKVTRQEISRMVGCSREMVGRVLKELQDNGLLWAKGKTMIIYDEEHRHKKPLVKKLG; encoded by the coding sequence ATGGACTATCATAGACACAAGGCCATTGAGCAAGGATTAGCAGAGTTTTTTCGCTGCTGTCACACAAAAACCTATCCGGCGAAAAATATCATTGTTCGTCCTGGTGATCCTCCTCACACGCTTTATTACATCCGTGAAGGCTCTGTGAGTGTTTGTATGGAGAACGAAGAAGGCGAGGAGCTCATCGTCGCTTATCTGAACCAGGGTGATTTTATTGGTGAAATTGGTATGTTTTCCGATGTCGGTGAGCGTATGGTCACTGTCCGTGCCAGAACGGATGTCCGAACCGAAGAGATTTCGTATCAACAAATCATGAATCTCTCAAAGACTCAGTTAAAAGAGTGTTACCCAACACTGTTATTTACCATTGCAGAACAATTAGCGAAACGTTTGTTATCAACGACTCGCAAAGCCACCGATATGGCATTTCTTGATGTGGCAGGTAGAGTCGAGGCGGCTTTACATGAACTAGCGGCACAACCAGATGCAATGCGTCATCCAGATGGCATGCAAATCAAGGTCACACGCCAGGAAATTAGCCGCATGGTTGGGTGTTCTCGAGAAATGGTTGGCCGTGTACTAAAAGAGTTACAAGACAATGGCCTGTTATGGGCAAAAGGAAAGACGATGATCATCTATGATGAAGAACATCGTCATAAAAAACCTTTAGTAAAAAAGCTTGGCTAA
- a CDS encoding DUF3530 family protein, which produces MRKRLKFIALLLMTVYLAHAQAADETETPAGADNNETVAEENSPIMLREQGNVEGYVALTVSEQSIDATYMPDSLGKSAGKVLILHGRGQDIDSDGIVRTLRMGLSKAGWSTMTVALHYELTPNLYLATSNSEKTTDTDAANTSSDDSDDAEQPAAAETETATEQSEEPTEAAADDAENQTAEGDGEQSDTENTPYIVSNEARIAAAMSYLAEKQDGPTAIIGFGEAANLANESFSMASGEVGIVWINTDIELTEPPKVKVILDLIAERPLQTDIKAVQRKANMRKANVNNYEQRKIITISPSFYGAEANVLGIVRGWLHKHFIAEDDA; this is translated from the coding sequence TTGCGAAAACGGTTGAAATTTATCGCTTTGTTGTTAATGACAGTTTATCTGGCTCACGCCCAAGCTGCTGATGAAACAGAAACCCCTGCCGGGGCTGATAATAATGAGACGGTCGCCGAAGAAAATTCACCGATTATGTTACGTGAGCAGGGTAATGTGGAAGGCTATGTTGCGCTGACCGTCAGTGAGCAATCGATAGATGCCACATACATGCCGGATAGTCTGGGTAAATCAGCAGGGAAAGTATTGATTCTGCACGGACGTGGTCAGGATATCGATAGCGATGGCATTGTTCGCACCCTCAGGATGGGCTTAAGCAAAGCTGGCTGGTCAACCATGACAGTCGCTTTACACTATGAACTCACTCCTAATCTGTACCTCGCAACATCGAATTCAGAAAAAACAACTGACACTGATGCTGCTAATACGAGTTCTGACGATAGCGATGATGCAGAGCAGCCAGCAGCGGCAGAAACTGAAACAGCAACAGAACAGAGTGAGGAGCCGACAGAGGCAGCAGCAGACGACGCAGAGAACCAAACTGCTGAAGGTGATGGTGAACAATCAGACACTGAGAACACACCTTATATAGTCAGTAATGAAGCACGCATTGCTGCAGCTATGAGTTATCTGGCAGAAAAACAGGATGGACCGACGGCCATTATTGGGTTTGGTGAAGCAGCCAATCTGGCAAATGAGAGTTTTTCAATGGCAAGCGGTGAGGTAGGCATCGTGTGGATTAATACGGATATTGAGTTGACTGAACCACCTAAAGTAAAAGTAATACTCGATCTGATAGCTGAGAGACCATTACAAACAGATATAAAAGCGGTTCAACGCAAAGCGAATATGAGAAAAGCCAATGTGAACAATTATGAACAACGAAAAATCATCACGATCAGTCCCAGCTTCTATGGCGCTGAAGCCAATGTTCTTGGCATCGTTCGTGGTTGGCTACACAAACACTTTATCGCCGAGGATGATGCTTAA
- a CDS encoding OsmC family protein — protein MKARVKWVEDVLFLGESGTGHTVVMDGPEEAGGHGTGMRPMELLLMGMAGCTAFDVIEILKKSQQDIRDCVIEANGERSEEAPKVYTNIHIHYKITGKNVKANFVERAIKMSTEKYCSATIMLAKTATVTHDYEIIEVE, from the coding sequence ATGAAAGCACGAGTGAAATGGGTCGAAGATGTTTTATTCCTCGGCGAGTCAGGAACAGGTCATACCGTAGTGATGGATGGCCCGGAAGAAGCAGGCGGACATGGCACCGGCATGCGTCCGATGGAGTTATTACTGATGGGTATGGCTGGGTGTACAGCCTTTGATGTCATCGAAATATTGAAGAAGTCTCAACAAGATATTCGCGACTGTGTTATTGAGGCGAATGGCGAAAGAAGCGAAGAAGCGCCAAAGGTTTACACTAATATTCATATTCACTACAAAATCACCGGTAAAAACGTAAAGGCGAATTTTGTTGAGCGTGCTATCAAAATGTCGACAGAGAAATATTGCTCAGCCACCATTATGTTGGCAAAGACAGCAACGGTGACGCATGATTACGAAATCATTGAAGTCGAGTAA